A window from Leptospira meyeri encodes these proteins:
- a CDS encoding GAF domain-containing SpoIIE family protein phosphatase: MNREPTDDRICLLCAESQVPNGITKNGRFFCQTCDREWILEKRKIPRIGKNILSSQEKTEFLLDNLSLFNSSMGLEDLMQRFTELISVRLKRDKVAVFITNLELGEIRLVYYSSQKRTLQRAINRIALDYDLSYGVLIESMAKGEPCFYKFTDQKHPFYEFYSKLTGTKSQLVIPILYANTAVGLLTIDYEEEDYSDFLEDQEILQLVVGQFAVSLRNSLLFSKSENQSKNFQSLHTAALTLSQLYLNNHDEMIRMILLTLSGIVESSFTYLMESQKGASKTKIFKLYRDLENYQIHTETQMIETDSIESILQMKETIVMNPTEQPIFQTIGIKGKESMIFPIVLENGTRCVFVLTKQDSRFPHDEIEALNAFISLARITMENSNLYQNLSNKERLEKEIEIAKEIQSTLLPRKAPEAEGFSFGGFMVPARGIGGDYYDFILSPNRNELFICIGDVSGKGVAAGLVMATVRTILHSLVRVKDSPWEILNDINNYLYSNYKEAITPRFMSLILLRWNLITGEVLFSGAGHGNFYHYHAGLNSLSVIETEGVILGIKPDISEFRNESKLKFESGDTILLYTDGVTEALNANEVQFGEQQLKSSFLSCIQLEPKNILERIYAELKEFVKEQEQHDDITMVAVRKI, from the coding sequence ATGAACCGTGAGCCCACTGACGACCGGATTTGTTTGCTCTGTGCTGAATCCCAAGTTCCCAATGGGATCACAAAGAATGGGCGCTTTTTTTGCCAAACTTGTGATCGAGAATGGATTTTAGAAAAACGAAAAATCCCAAGGATTGGGAAAAACATCCTCTCTTCTCAGGAGAAAACAGAATTCCTCCTGGACAACCTTTCTTTATTCAACTCCTCCATGGGTTTAGAAGACTTAATGCAAAGGTTTACCGAACTTATCTCGGTCCGGCTAAAACGTGACAAAGTAGCAGTTTTCATCACCAATCTTGAGTTAGGTGAAATAAGATTAGTTTATTACTCTAGCCAGAAACGAACCTTACAAAGAGCCATCAACAGAATCGCCCTTGATTATGATTTAAGTTATGGAGTTTTAATTGAATCCATGGCAAAAGGCGAGCCGTGTTTTTATAAATTTACAGACCAAAAACATCCGTTTTACGAATTTTATTCAAAACTCACCGGAACCAAATCACAGTTGGTGATTCCTATTCTTTATGCGAATACAGCAGTGGGATTATTGACTATTGATTACGAAGAAGAAGATTACTCAGATTTTTTAGAAGACCAAGAAATATTACAACTAGTAGTTGGTCAATTTGCGGTATCCCTCAGGAATTCTCTGTTATTTTCTAAATCAGAAAATCAATCCAAGAACTTTCAAAGTCTGCACACAGCGGCACTCACGTTAAGCCAACTGTATTTAAACAATCATGATGAAATGATTCGAATGATTCTTCTCACTTTATCGGGAATAGTGGAGTCATCATTTACTTATTTAATGGAAAGTCAGAAAGGAGCTTCCAAAACAAAAATATTCAAACTCTACCGAGATTTAGAAAATTACCAAATCCATACAGAAACACAAATGATAGAAACGGATTCCATCGAATCTATCTTACAAATGAAAGAGACAATCGTCATGAATCCAACAGAACAACCTATTTTTCAAACCATAGGAATAAAAGGTAAAGAATCCATGATATTTCCAATCGTATTGGAAAATGGTACTCGCTGTGTATTTGTTCTCACAAAACAAGATAGTCGATTCCCACACGATGAAATAGAGGCTTTAAATGCTTTTATCTCATTAGCAAGAATCACTATGGAAAACTCCAACCTATACCAAAACCTTTCTAACAAAGAAAGACTGGAAAAAGAAATTGAAATCGCCAAGGAAATTCAAAGCACTCTTTTACCAAGAAAAGCCCCCGAAGCGGAAGGGTTTTCCTTTGGTGGTTTTATGGTTCCTGCCCGTGGAATCGGTGGGGATTATTATGACTTCATTCTATCACCTAACAGAAATGAATTGTTTATTTGTATTGGAGATGTGAGTGGGAAAGGTGTGGCTGCCGGTCTTGTTATGGCAACCGTTAGAACAATTCTTCATTCTCTGGTTCGTGTAAAAGATTCTCCCTGGGAAATTTTAAACGATATCAATAACTATCTTTATTCCAATTATAAAGAAGCAATCACCCCACGTTTTATGAGCCTGATTTTGCTTCGTTGGAATCTCATTACTGGAGAAGTCCTTTTTTCCGGTGCCGGGCATGGAAACTTCTATCACTACCATGCGGGGTTAAACTCCCTTTCTGTGATTGAAACAGAAGGTGTCATATTGGGAATCAAACCGGATATTTCCGAATTTCGCAATGAATCCAAACTAAAATTTGAATCTGGAGACACTATTTTATTATATACCGATGGAGTCACGGAAGCGCTGAATGCAAACGAAGTCCAGTTTGGGGAACAACAACTCAAGTCGAGTTTTCTCTCTTGTATCCAATTGGAGCCAAAAAACATCCTAGAGCGGATCTATGCGGAACTAAAAGAATTTGTCAAGGAACAGGAACAACACGATGATATCACTATGGTGGCTGTAAGGAAGATATGA
- a CDS encoding ATP-binding protein, whose protein sequence is MIPEISTSISNLFELALGRMGNRLQILWAKNKTQFLVSYSGGKDSSILVLFCQYLKEKYQIPSPILFYLSHGIRSIESEEKELFHFLEKTNFPYFFVKKKSQIFLLS, encoded by the coding sequence ATGATCCCGGAAATTTCCACTTCGATTTCAAATCTTTTTGAGTTAGCCCTAGGCAGAATGGGGAACCGACTCCAAATTCTATGGGCAAAAAACAAAACTCAATTTCTCGTTTCTTATTCCGGAGGGAAGGACTCTTCCATTTTGGTTCTCTTTTGTCAGTATCTCAAAGAGAAATACCAAATCCCGTCTCCAATATTGTTTTATTTGTCTCACGGCATCCGTTCCATTGAATCAGAAGAAAAAGAGTTATTTCATTTTTTAGAAAAAACAAATTTTCCTTATTTTTTTGTAAAAAAAAAATCCCAAATCTTTCTCTTAAGCTAA
- a CDS encoding tRNA lysidine(34) synthetase has product MVRYHELKKITDKNPSIILTGHHCKDYTESIFLHLTRGGGKKAFYTLPPFDGERFLPLVFFEDKELEQLYQFVSKHMRIFEDESNLNPVYKRNRIRMDLLPILEKENWNFHKTYWNFHDRSQLDLNFDLKQESVSKPSPHIFRIPHETWVSLGVTAKKDLIDFHLKLLGHYPLYKSGFENFHLQSEGERAFLENKNCFLYKSKFGDLFLIDKKSPAFKKAVSFREGENLYIEWNQNRFKLSDPQEKYSLGSWHHGQKIQIRSGNKEISECMRENGIPFFLRTYIPILYFDGEPIQILFSLFSKSEKNYPKRIYLER; this is encoded by the coding sequence TTGGTTCGTTATCACGAACTAAAAAAAATTACCGATAAAAATCCATCCATCATTCTCACTGGACACCATTGTAAAGATTACACAGAATCTATTTTTTTACACCTAACGAGAGGAGGTGGAAAAAAAGCTTTTTACACTCTCCCTCCGTTTGACGGGGAACGTTTTTTACCTTTGGTTTTCTTTGAAGATAAAGAACTAGAACAACTCTATCAATTTGTTTCTAAACATATGCGAATTTTTGAAGATGAATCAAATCTAAATCCAGTTTATAAACGAAATCGCATTCGTATGGACTTACTTCCCATTTTAGAAAAAGAAAATTGGAACTTTCATAAAACTTATTGGAATTTTCATGACAGGTCCCAGTTAGATCTAAATTTTGATTTAAAACAGGAATCCGTTTCAAAGCCATCCCCTCATATTTTTCGAATCCCTCATGAAACTTGGGTTAGTCTTGGAGTAACCGCAAAAAAAGATCTTATTGATTTTCATTTAAAACTACTAGGTCACTATCCCCTATACAAGTCAGGATTTGAAAATTTTCATCTCCAATCAGAAGGAGAAAGGGCATTTTTAGAGAACAAAAATTGTTTTTTATACAAATCAAAGTTTGGTGATTTATTTCTTATCGATAAAAAGTCCCCCGCCTTCAAAAAAGCTGTCTCATTTCGAGAAGGTGAAAATTTATATATCGAATGGAATCAAAATAGGTTTAAACTATCTGACCCTCAAGAAAAATACAGTCTAGGGTCTTGGCATCATGGCCAAAAAATCCAAATTCGTTCAGGAAATAAGGAAATTTCAGAATGTATGCGAGAAAACGGAATTCCCTTCTTTTTAAGAACTTACATTCCCATTCTCTATTTTGACGGAGAACCTATCCAAATTTTATTTTCTCTGTTTTCCAAAAGCGAAAAGAATTATCCCAAACGAATCTATCTAGAAAGGTGA
- the yihA gene encoding ribosome biogenesis GTP-binding protein YihA/YsxC: MHKYSKEIPFPETKFFTSIANINEKEELDSVPSIAFMGRSNSGKSSLLNALSNHRGLAKVSRTPGKTKLINIFKTKEGFNLIDLPGFGYSKASHKEHKEMMKLLEGFLNSWKHLKFLFILCDSQREFPEEELSTIEVAMEKKIKPVVIRTKIDKLNQSEQHRVRTEMESAMNEIGIPFRVFYLSATTGRGIGELREFILENMIDQTKVSK; this comes from the coding sequence ATGCATAAGTATTCTAAAGAAATTCCCTTTCCCGAAACTAAATTTTTCACTTCAATCGCCAATATTAATGAAAAAGAGGAATTGGACTCCGTACCATCCATAGCCTTTATGGGAAGGTCCAATTCGGGGAAATCAAGTTTACTAAACGCACTTTCCAATCATAGAGGACTTGCCAAAGTTTCAAGAACTCCAGGAAAAACTAAGCTAATCAATATTTTTAAAACAAAAGAGGGTTTTAATCTTATCGACTTACCCGGCTTTGGTTACTCAAAAGCATCACATAAAGAACATAAAGAAATGATGAAACTCTTGGAAGGATTTTTAAATTCTTGGAAACATCTAAAATTCTTATTTATCCTTTGTGATTCACAAAGAGAATTCCCAGAAGAAGAATTATCAACCATCGAAGTTGCCATGGAGAAAAAAATCAAACCAGTGGTGATCCGCACTAAAATAGACAAACTAAACCAAAGTGAACAACACCGTGTCAGAACGGAAATGGAATCTGCTATGAATGAAATAGGAATTCCGTTTCGAGTTTTTTATTTATCAGCAACTACAGGAAGGGGAATTGGAGAACTACGAGAATTTATTTTAGAGAATATGATAGATCAGACAAAGGTATCTAAATAA
- the lsa25 gene encoding surface adhesin Lsa25, protein MKKIQYCFALLVLSFFMNCEMKPVEDVYGLSPEETNQLFAGLIANQSLRDNGNGTITDTVANLVWQKCTHGQVYRAGFNDCLGAPQGSIFNPYDTARAGAAPVAFCDSKTHACNSVAFPQVVQGFSSIGIAGTSELYAACQNSNYLGATWRVPTAIEYQRLVIPGRAATLQFFPSTQEEDYWTAWSNHEDLPGETAYAISFDRQSYGVQRNVVKTQRNYVRCIRTGP, encoded by the coding sequence ATGAAAAAAATTCAATATTGTTTCGCTCTTTTGGTCTTATCTTTTTTCATGAACTGTGAAATGAAGCCAGTAGAAGATGTCTACGGTTTAAGCCCGGAAGAAACCAACCAACTTTTCGCAGGTCTCATCGCAAACCAAAGTCTTCGTGACAATGGAAACGGAACCATCACTGATACAGTTGCCAATTTGGTTTGGCAAAAATGTACGCACGGCCAAGTATATCGTGCAGGATTTAATGATTGTTTGGGGGCACCACAAGGTTCTATTTTCAATCCATACGATACTGCCAGAGCTGGTGCCGCACCTGTTGCATTTTGTGACTCCAAAACTCATGCTTGTAACTCAGTGGCATTCCCGCAAGTGGTCCAAGGATTTTCTTCCATCGGGATTGCTGGAACAAGTGAGTTGTATGCAGCTTGCCAAAACAGCAATTATTTAGGTGCTACTTGGCGTGTTCCTACCGCCATTGAATACCAACGATTGGTGATTCCTGGTCGGGCCGCAACGCTCCAATTCTTTCCTTCCACTCAAGAAGAAGACTATTGGACTGCTTGGTCCAATCATGAGGACCTTCCTGGGGAAACTGCCTATGCCATTTCCTTCGACAGACAGTCGTACGGAGTCCAAAGGAATGTCGTCAAAACGCAAAGAAATTATGTCCGTTGCATTCGCACCGGTCCTTAA
- the omp85 gene encoding Omp85 family outer membrane protein, with translation MYNYIVRSFTLLLFFSFFHGVLAQERAPRTDLPFEISEKKRLSERDFKIKKEGGYFTGLPLINSDPNVGIGYGARVLYFYNGTKSSPLFEYTPYRFRIFAQYFNTTKQAPYHMLSLDAPFIFDTKWRLRADLIYDRNPNSLYFGIGENTLQPLSYLERNDPSGQIRRNALFSDYENNLNYRRPGDAGVGEAPVVSDHRYNRYDIENPNFSTSGEYSFFGGTLRTVTGVRLSKQIIRTYDGKYNDAQLGPADGILGLLDIDRTVGTPQGETKVTRDDKDGKIRGMNGGYTNTIRAGIVYDTRDFEPDPNRGLFLEYTHERSTKAIGSTSEFNKNLVSGRVFISPVQWFTNKPPEILEKFVIAARGTMIQTNGDAPFYEYRNMWGTETNQSGLGGRTTIRGYKQDRFVGQTMAFANFEIRWKFAEAEFGGQHFDFQLVPFYDVGRVWDRTEDANLKNYKHSRGIGLRIPWNQATVIYVDYAISNEDRQAFINFNHIF, from the coding sequence ATGTACAATTATATAGTTAGAAGTTTTACACTTCTTTTGTTTTTTTCCTTTTTTCACGGGGTTCTCGCTCAGGAACGGGCACCTCGTACGGACCTTCCGTTTGAAATCTCTGAAAAGAAGAGGTTGAGTGAGCGGGACTTTAAGATTAAAAAAGAGGGAGGGTATTTCACCGGCCTTCCTCTCATCAACTCCGATCCGAACGTGGGGATTGGATACGGAGCACGGGTGCTCTATTTTTACAACGGGACGAAGTCGTCTCCTTTGTTTGAATACACTCCGTATCGTTTCCGAATATTTGCTCAATATTTTAATACAACCAAACAAGCTCCTTACCACATGCTCAGTTTGGATGCACCATTTATCTTTGATACAAAATGGAGACTTCGTGCCGACTTAATCTATGATAGAAATCCGAATTCCCTTTATTTTGGAATTGGAGAAAATACCCTTCAACCTCTTTCTTACTTAGAGAGAAATGACCCAAGTGGTCAAATCAGAAGGAACGCACTATTTTCAGATTACGAAAACAATCTGAACTATCGTCGACCTGGAGATGCCGGCGTTGGTGAAGCTCCTGTTGTCAGTGATCACAGATACAATCGTTATGATATTGAAAATCCCAACTTTAGTACTTCCGGTGAATATTCCTTCTTTGGTGGAACACTTCGTACGGTAACAGGGGTTCGTCTTTCCAAACAAATCATTCGAACTTATGATGGGAAATATAACGATGCTCAATTAGGCCCTGCTGATGGAATTTTAGGACTTCTTGATATCGATCGTACTGTTGGAACTCCGCAAGGAGAAACCAAAGTTACTCGGGATGACAAGGATGGAAAGATTCGAGGTATGAATGGAGGTTATACGAATACCATCCGTGCAGGTATTGTGTATGACACTCGTGACTTTGAACCAGATCCAAACCGTGGATTGTTTTTAGAATACACTCATGAACGCTCCACAAAAGCGATTGGTTCTACTTCAGAATTTAACAAAAACTTAGTTTCGGGCCGTGTTTTTATCAGTCCTGTGCAATGGTTTACAAACAAACCTCCTGAGATTTTGGAAAAGTTTGTGATCGCTGCTCGTGGAACCATGATCCAAACCAATGGGGATGCACCATTTTATGAATACCGCAATATGTGGGGTACAGAAACCAATCAGTCTGGGTTAGGTGGTAGGACAACCATTCGCGGTTACAAACAAGATCGATTTGTTGGCCAAACAATGGCATTTGCTAACTTTGAAATTCGTTGGAAGTTTGCTGAGGCCGAATTTGGAGGACAACACTTTGACTTCCAATTGGTTCCGTTCTACGATGTGGGACGAGTATGGGATCGTACGGAAGATGCGAACCTAAAAAACTACAAACACTCAAGAGGTATTGGTCTAAGAATTCCTTGGAACCAAGCAACTGTTATCTACGTTGATTATGCAATTTCCAATGAAGATAGACAAGCTTTCATTAACTTTAACCATATATTTTAG
- a CDS encoding acetyl-CoA carboxylase biotin carboxyl carrier protein subunit gives MDYLFETKSGPASVFVSGGSVRVRFGTKSFLFKLENLIKEEISSTNTNSLQSVTMLDGSILNYLKVRNEIFLHWKGETWSGKLTERLYEGGGQTSPEIKSPMPGKVVQISTSVGQEHKPGETLLILEAMKMENAVKAPYACRVEEIRKAQGELVQQDEVLIILHRIEPEKT, from the coding sequence ATGGATTATTTATTTGAAACAAAGTCGGGCCCTGCTTCTGTTTTTGTCAGTGGTGGCTCTGTTCGAGTACGGTTTGGAACAAAATCCTTTTTGTTCAAACTAGAAAATTTAATCAAAGAAGAAATTTCATCCACTAATACAAATTCATTACAATCTGTAACCATGTTAGATGGATCTATATTAAATTACCTGAAAGTACGAAATGAAATTTTCCTCCATTGGAAAGGAGAAACATGGAGTGGAAAACTCACCGAACGTTTGTATGAAGGTGGAGGACAAACATCCCCTGAAATCAAAAGTCCGATGCCGGGAAAAGTAGTGCAAATCTCTACTAGTGTGGGACAGGAACACAAACCTGGGGAGACTCTTCTCATTTTGGAAGCAATGAAAATGGAGAACGCTGTTAAGGCACCGTACGCTTGCCGAGTGGAAGAAATTCGAAAAGCACAAGGTGAACTTGTCCAACAAGACGAGGTGCTCATCATATTACACAGAATCGAACCGGAAAAAACATAA